One region of Hymenobacter sediminicola genomic DNA includes:
- the hemG gene encoding protoporphyrinogen oxidase, whose translation MTVAILGGGISGLTLAWQLQKAGVAYDLFEAEATPGGCLRSVQHPAGYLLETGPNSLQLSDELLALLTELDLTDEIEDAAAVSKHRYVLRDGRYQELPGSPPSLLTNGFFSLKGKLNILGELLRPAAPVDPQETVAAFFRRRFGSEIVDYAVNPFISGIYAGDPEQLLVHKTFSKVAALEQQYGSVLRGLAKSGGGAGRRRIITLRHGIQTLTDTLAARLTHRHVGQPVLGLLRTPEGRYQLQTATASPHTDTVYDAVVLALPTYAAAPLLRPLFAEAAAALDDVQYPPMAAVYTAYQRADVSHPLNGFGALNPKVEQPYAAGSIWTSSIFPGRAPAGQVLFTTFVGGAQYERHARQPEAAQKAAVHEELRRLYGIREGAQPVWQFRYYWERAIPQFDQHIGPAHAAADALQAHNIWSVANWRGGVGVPDCIRQALLVASELTQR comes from the coding sequence ATGACTGTAGCTATCCTTGGCGGCGGTATTTCGGGCCTGACGCTGGCCTGGCAGCTGCAGAAGGCCGGTGTGGCCTACGACCTGTTTGAGGCCGAAGCTACACCAGGTGGCTGCCTGCGCTCCGTGCAGCACCCGGCCGGCTATCTACTCGAAACCGGCCCCAATTCGCTGCAGCTGAGCGACGAACTCCTCGCCCTGCTGACGGAGTTGGACCTGACCGATGAAATAGAAGATGCGGCCGCTGTGAGCAAGCACCGCTACGTATTGCGCGACGGCCGCTATCAGGAGTTACCAGGCTCCCCACCCAGTCTGCTCACTAATGGGTTCTTTAGCCTGAAAGGCAAACTCAATATTCTCGGGGAGCTTCTGCGGCCTGCTGCGCCAGTCGATCCGCAGGAAACAGTAGCGGCTTTTTTTCGGCGGCGGTTCGGCTCTGAAATTGTGGACTATGCTGTCAATCCGTTCATTTCAGGCATTTATGCCGGCGACCCAGAGCAACTGCTTGTACACAAGACGTTCAGCAAGGTAGCAGCGCTGGAGCAGCAGTACGGCTCAGTGCTGCGCGGACTGGCCAAATCGGGCGGCGGAGCTGGGCGGCGGCGCATCATTACGCTGCGCCACGGCATCCAGACCCTGACCGATACGCTGGCTGCCCGCCTCACGCACCGCCACGTCGGGCAGCCCGTATTAGGCCTGCTGCGCACTCCTGAGGGCCGTTACCAGCTACAAACTGCTACGGCATCACCCCATACCGACACCGTCTATGATGCGGTAGTGCTGGCGCTGCCTACGTATGCAGCAGCACCGTTGCTGCGGCCGTTGTTTGCGGAAGCGGCGGCGGCGCTGGACGATGTCCAGTATCCGCCCATGGCAGCTGTCTATACCGCTTACCAGCGCGCCGATGTAAGCCACCCGCTCAACGGCTTTGGAGCCCTGAACCCCAAAGTGGAGCAACCCTACGCTGCTGGCAGCATCTGGACCAGCTCCATTTTTCCTGGGCGGGCGCCCGCCGGACAGGTGCTATTCACCACGTTTGTAGGTGGTGCGCAATATGAACGCCATGCCCGCCAGCCGGAAGCCGCCCAGAAAGCGGCAGTACATGAAGAGTTGCGCCGCCTGTACGGCATCCGGGAAGGCGCGCAACCTGTGTGGCAATTTCGGTACTATTGGGAGCGGGCCATTCCTCAGTTCGACCAGCACATCGGGCCGGCTCATGCCGCGGCTGATGCGCTACAAGCCCACAATATCTGGAGTGTGGCCAACTGGCGGGGTGGCGTGGGCGTGCCGGACTGTATCCGGCAGGCATTGCTGGTGGCCAGCGAACTAACGCAGCGCTAA
- a CDS encoding D-glycero-alpha-D-manno-heptose-1,7-bisphosphate 7-phosphatase, with protein MKNKAVFLDRDGVLNNEIGDYVWEPEKLVVSDGVPESLVRLKQAGYYLIVVTNQAGIAKKLYTATDVKACHDKLQQTCNGLIDAFYYAPGHPSVSESLSRKPDSLMLEKAIARFHLDPAQCWMVGDRLRDMQAGAKAGVQGILVGEDEGYGYQPHVAHLTAATELILASQPVSY; from the coding sequence ATGAAAAATAAAGCCGTGTTCCTTGACCGGGACGGTGTACTCAACAATGAAATCGGGGACTATGTGTGGGAACCCGAAAAGCTTGTGGTTTCGGATGGCGTACCGGAAAGTCTGGTGCGGCTTAAGCAGGCCGGCTACTACCTCATTGTCGTCACGAACCAGGCCGGTATTGCTAAAAAACTCTACACGGCCACCGATGTAAAAGCCTGCCACGACAAACTGCAACAAACCTGCAACGGCCTCATTGATGCCTTCTATTATGCTCCCGGCCACCCCAGCGTGTCGGAGTCGTTGTCGCGTAAGCCCGATTCGCTGATGCTGGAAAAAGCCATAGCGCGCTTTCACCTGGACCCGGCGCAGTGCTGGATGGTGGGCGACCGGCTGCGCGATATGCAAGCCGGTGCCAAAGCCGGCGTGCAAGGAATACTGGTAGGAGAGGATGAAGGCTACGGCTACCAGCCACATGTGGCCCATCTGACGGCAGCCACAGAACTTATTCTGGCCAGCCAGCCTGTTAGCTATTGA
- a CDS encoding arginine decarboxylase has protein sequence MDTYHDLISQTFDFPTDEFQVEQHELRFHDIDLMALVKKHGTPLRLTYLPKISSQIQRAKQWFQTGIDKIGYQGKYSYAYCTKASHFSFVVEEALKNGVHIETSSWFDTSIIRAMHAKGKVAKDTYIICNGFKTEEYKREITSLINEGFVNCMPILDSPNEVDYYHDNVREKCNVGMRLASDEEPRFQFYTSRLGIRYADAIPLYQERIQNDPRFELTMLHYFINTGIKDTSYYWSELSRFVHKYCELRKVCPTLTTIDIGGGLPIQTSIQKEYDYPYMIEEVLRTIQRICAEEGVPEPDIFTEFGIFTVGESGATIYSILDEKLQNDKELWYMIDGSFITNLPDTWALNQRFIMLALNGWNKQYKKIQLGGLTCDSQDYYNAEKHIYQVFLPERKPAKDTEPLYVGFFHTGAYQESLSGYGGIKHCLIPAPKHVILDRAEDGTLTDYVFAEKQTGESMMRILGYQE, from the coding sequence ATGGATACCTACCACGACCTGATTTCCCAGACGTTCGATTTCCCTACCGATGAGTTCCAGGTGGAGCAACACGAGTTGCGTTTCCACGACATCGACCTGATGGCGCTGGTCAAGAAGCATGGCACGCCGCTGCGCCTCACGTATCTGCCCAAAATCAGCTCCCAGATCCAGCGGGCTAAGCAATGGTTCCAGACCGGCATCGACAAAATCGGGTATCAGGGCAAATATTCCTATGCGTACTGCACCAAGGCTTCGCACTTCAGCTTTGTGGTGGAAGAAGCGCTGAAGAACGGCGTGCACATCGAAACGTCGTCGTGGTTTGATACCAGTATCATCCGGGCCATGCACGCCAAAGGCAAGGTGGCCAAAGACACGTACATCATCTGCAACGGCTTCAAAACCGAAGAGTATAAGCGCGAAATCACCAGCCTCATCAACGAAGGCTTTGTGAACTGCATGCCCATTCTGGACTCGCCGAATGAGGTAGACTACTACCACGACAACGTGCGCGAAAAGTGCAACGTGGGCATGCGCCTGGCTTCCGACGAGGAGCCGCGCTTCCAGTTCTACACTTCGCGCCTGGGCATCCGCTACGCCGACGCCATTCCGCTCTACCAGGAGCGCATCCAGAATGATCCGCGTTTCGAGCTGACGATGCTGCACTATTTCATTAACACGGGTATCAAAGACACGTCCTATTACTGGTCGGAATTGAGCCGCTTCGTGCACAAATACTGCGAGCTGCGCAAAGTGTGTCCTACCCTCACCACCATTGACATCGGGGGTGGCCTGCCCATTCAGACCAGCATTCAGAAGGAGTACGACTACCCGTACATGATTGAGGAAGTGCTGCGCACCATCCAGCGCATCTGTGCTGAGGAAGGCGTGCCGGAGCCGGACATTTTCACTGAGTTCGGTATTTTCACAGTGGGCGAGTCGGGCGCTACGATTTACAGCATTCTGGACGAGAAGCTGCAGAACGACAAGGAGCTGTGGTACATGATTGACGGCTCATTCATCACGAACCTGCCCGATACCTGGGCCCTGAACCAGCGCTTTATCATGCTGGCACTCAACGGCTGGAACAAGCAATACAAGAAGATTCAGCTCGGCGGCCTCACCTGCGACTCGCAGGATTACTACAACGCCGAAAAGCACATTTACCAGGTGTTTCTGCCAGAGCGCAAGCCCGCCAAAGACACCGAGCCGCTGTATGTGGGCTTCTTCCATACCGGCGCGTACCAGGAAAGTCTTTCGGGCTACGGCGGTATCAAACATTGCCTGATTCCGGCGCCTAAGCACGTTATTCTCGACCGCGCCGAAGATGGCACGCTCACCGACTATGTATTTGCTGAAAAGCAAACCGGCGAGTCGATGATGCGCATTCTAGGCTATCAGGAATAG
- the rocF gene encoding arginase, with protein sequence MRRIKLLEVRSELGAGTRGASMGVDALKVACLNKGSDYFRRFNSVNVPDLNHVLFEKNHFPKAKHIDSIYTVQKGIASTVEQTLRFGEFPLVLAGDHSNASATIAGIKAAYPHKTLGVVWVDAHADIHSPYTTPSGNMHGMPLAISLGDDNRECQRNQPEPETEFFWQKLKNLGEPGPKIAPEHLIYVVVRDTEAEENAIIERLGIKNYKLDEVKAKGTRQVAREIYERLRFCDMVYISFDVDSLDSRFSKGTGTPVEAGLNVEEAISLCRALLDNDRVVCFEMVEINPTLDNMNTMATNAFDILEAATDAIQNRLRMEEVVSR encoded by the coding sequence ATGCGACGCATTAAGCTTCTGGAGGTCCGCTCCGAGCTCGGAGCCGGGACCCGTGGTGCCAGTATGGGCGTAGATGCCCTGAAAGTTGCCTGCCTCAACAAAGGGTCCGACTACTTCCGTCGGTTCAACTCGGTGAACGTGCCGGATCTGAACCACGTGCTCTTCGAAAAAAACCATTTTCCGAAGGCCAAGCACATCGATTCTATTTATACGGTGCAGAAAGGCATTGCCAGCACCGTGGAGCAGACGCTCCGTTTCGGCGAGTTTCCGCTGGTGCTGGCCGGCGACCATAGCAACGCCTCCGCCACCATTGCGGGTATTAAGGCGGCCTATCCGCACAAGACGCTGGGCGTGGTGTGGGTAGATGCGCACGCCGACATTCACTCGCCCTACACTACGCCTTCCGGCAACATGCACGGCATGCCGCTGGCCATCAGCCTCGGCGATGATAACCGCGAGTGCCAGCGCAACCAGCCGGAACCCGAAACCGAGTTTTTCTGGCAGAAACTAAAAAACCTAGGTGAGCCGGGTCCGAAAATCGCGCCCGAGCACCTCATTTATGTGGTGGTGCGCGATACGGAGGCCGAAGAAAATGCCATTATTGAGCGGCTGGGCATCAAAAACTACAAGCTCGACGAGGTGAAGGCCAAAGGCACCCGCCAGGTAGCCCGCGAGATTTATGAGCGGTTGCGCTTCTGCGACATGGTCTACATCAGCTTTGATGTGGACTCGCTGGACTCGCGCTTTTCTAAAGGCACCGGCACCCCCGTAGAGGCCGGCCTGAATGTGGAAGAAGCCATTAGCCTATGCCGCGCCCTGCTTGATAATGACCGGGTAGTGTGCTTCGAGATGGTGGAAATCAACCCCACTCTCGATAACATGAACACCATGGCCACCAATGCCTTCGACATTCTGGAAGCCGCTACTGATGCCATCCAGAACCGGCTGCGCATGGAGGAAGTGGTGAGCCGCTAA
- a CDS encoding YbaY family lipoprotein has product MKIRLLSAFCVPVLLAACTASPSATSSAGASAAEASQPMTVPRDTVTGTLAYRERMALPAAAIVQLQLQDVSRQDVAATIIDSVTIRPNGQQVPLSFALTYNPARIQESNTYAVQARILLNGQLLFMNDVSYPVITRGNPRQVQMVLRRAGK; this is encoded by the coding sequence ATGAAAATCCGTCTGCTTTCTGCCTTCTGTGTGCCTGTGCTGCTAGCAGCCTGCACTGCTAGTCCCTCCGCTACCAGCAGCGCTGGAGCTTCTGCGGCCGAGGCTTCGCAGCCAATGACTGTGCCCCGGGATACCGTAACGGGGACGCTGGCCTATCGGGAGCGGATGGCCCTGCCCGCGGCGGCTATAGTACAACTGCAGCTGCAGGATGTGTCGAGGCAGGACGTAGCGGCTACTATTATTGATTCGGTGACCATTCGGCCTAACGGGCAGCAGGTTCCGCTCTCGTTTGCGCTTACCTACAATCCTGCCCGTATTCAGGAAAGCAACACGTACGCTGTGCAGGCCCGCATTCTGCTGAACGGCCAGCTGCTGTTCATGAATGATGTGTCTTACCCGGTTATCACGCGTGGCAACCCCCGGCAGGTGCAGATGGTGTTACGCAGAGCAGGAAAATGA
- the argS gene encoding arginine--tRNA ligase → MQQLETTLKAALGAAIQNVFGTEVPAAQLTLQPTRKEFAGQFTLVTFPFTKALGKGPEQIGQAVGEWLVANEPLISGYNVVKGFLNLEIADAQWVRVFEKLRQTPAGTPIPTGGPQNVVVEYSSPNTNKPLHLGHLRNNFLGYSVAEILQATGATVTKANLVNDRGIHICKSMLAYQQYGHGETPQSAGIKGDHLAGKYYVLFEKHYREQVKQLEAEGVLPDVAKRQAPMMLEAQDMLRAWEANDEEVVSLWRQMNGWVYEGFDATYTNIGVDFDKYYYESGTYLLGKERVEEGLHKGVFFKKEDGSVWVDLKEEGLDEKLLLRADGTSVYITQDLGTAELKYQDFGYDLSVYVIADEQNYHMQVLKAVLKKLGKPYADAIYHLSYGMVDLPSGKMKSREGTVVDADELVREVVEAAKAATLEKGKTEGLSDDELNQLYHMLGLGALKYYLLKVDPKKRMLFNPEESVKLEGDTGPFIQYSHARIAAIMRKAAEMGIPADADTSALTELPASAREMVQELGRYQSVVQEAARTFSPAVVAQYAYDVARAYNRFYAEVRIFLEPNEATRAFYVALSAQTGQTIKASMGLLGIQVPERM, encoded by the coding sequence GTGCAACAACTCGAAACTACTCTCAAAGCGGCCCTCGGGGCAGCTATCCAGAACGTATTTGGCACCGAGGTGCCCGCCGCTCAACTCACGCTGCAACCCACGCGCAAAGAATTCGCGGGGCAGTTTACACTCGTGACGTTCCCCTTCACCAAAGCCTTGGGCAAAGGCCCCGAGCAGATTGGACAGGCCGTAGGGGAGTGGCTGGTAGCCAATGAACCATTGATATCGGGCTACAACGTGGTGAAGGGCTTCCTCAACCTCGAAATTGCCGATGCTCAGTGGGTGCGAGTATTCGAGAAGCTCCGCCAGACGCCCGCGGGCACGCCCATCCCAACCGGTGGCCCGCAGAACGTGGTGGTCGAGTATTCGTCGCCGAATACCAACAAACCCCTACACCTGGGCCATCTGCGCAACAACTTCCTCGGCTACTCGGTGGCCGAGATTCTGCAGGCCACCGGGGCCACCGTCACGAAGGCCAACCTCGTCAACGACCGGGGCATCCACATCTGCAAATCCATGCTGGCCTACCAGCAGTATGGCCACGGCGAAACCCCACAGAGCGCTGGCATCAAAGGCGACCATCTGGCCGGCAAGTACTACGTGCTGTTTGAAAAGCACTACCGCGAGCAGGTGAAGCAACTCGAAGCCGAAGGCGTACTGCCCGACGTAGCCAAGCGCCAGGCCCCGATGATGCTGGAAGCCCAGGACATGCTGCGCGCCTGGGAAGCCAACGATGAGGAAGTAGTGAGCCTCTGGCGCCAGATGAATGGCTGGGTGTACGAGGGCTTTGACGCCACTTATACAAACATCGGCGTTGATTTCGACAAGTATTACTACGAGTCGGGTACGTACTTGCTGGGCAAAGAGCGGGTAGAGGAAGGCTTGCATAAAGGCGTATTCTTCAAGAAGGAAGACGGCTCGGTGTGGGTAGACCTGAAAGAGGAAGGCCTCGACGAGAAGCTCCTGCTCCGCGCCGACGGCACCTCCGTCTATATCACCCAAGACCTAGGCACGGCCGAGTTGAAGTACCAGGACTTTGGCTACGACCTGAGCGTGTATGTCATTGCCGACGAGCAAAACTACCACATGCAGGTGCTGAAGGCAGTACTGAAAAAGCTGGGCAAGCCCTACGCCGACGCCATCTACCACCTCAGCTACGGCATGGTAGACCTGCCCTCGGGCAAGATGAAAAGCCGCGAAGGCACCGTAGTAGACGCCGACGAGCTGGTGCGCGAAGTAGTGGAAGCTGCCAAAGCCGCCACCCTCGAAAAAGGCAAAACCGAAGGCCTCTCCGACGACGAGCTCAACCAGCTTTACCACATGCTGGGCCTGGGCGCACTCAAGTACTACCTGCTGAAGGTAGACCCCAAGAAGCGCATGCTCTTCAACCCCGAAGAGTCGGTGAAGTTGGAAGGCGACACGGGGCCGTTCATTCAGTACTCGCACGCCCGGATTGCCGCCATCATGCGCAAAGCCGCCGAAATGGGTATTCCGGCTGACGCAGATACCAGCGCCCTGACGGAGTTGCCAGCTTCGGCCCGGGAGATGGTGCAGGAACTGGGCCGCTACCAGAGCGTGGTACAGGAGGCCGCCCGCACGTTCTCGCCGGCCGTGGTAGCACAGTACGCCTATGACGTGGCCCGGGCCTACAACCGCTTCTACGCGGAAGTGAGAATTTTTCTGGAACCCAACGAAGCTACCCGCGCATTCTACGTGGCCCTTTCGGCCCAGACCGGCCAGACAATCAAAGCCAGCATGGGTTTGCTTGGCATCCAGGTGCCCGAACGGATGTAA
- a CDS encoding TIGR00730 family Rossman fold protein, translated as MKSVAVYCGASSGTNELFTQQAVALGQALAEREFTLVYGGGRVGLMGTIADAVMQQGGKVIGVIPDFLADKELAHTGLTELHIVKSMHERKLLMADLAEGFVAMPGGYGTLEELFEVLTWGQLGLHKKPIGVLNVAGYYDHLLRALDHMADEGLLRQENRNQLLSHPAPHALLDEMLAYQPVSLEKWLTPRTT; from the coding sequence ATGAAAAGCGTAGCCGTGTATTGCGGTGCCAGCAGCGGCACCAACGAATTGTTTACCCAGCAGGCAGTAGCCCTGGGACAGGCGCTGGCCGAGCGGGAGTTTACGCTGGTGTATGGCGGCGGCCGTGTGGGCCTGATGGGCACTATTGCCGATGCCGTGATGCAGCAGGGAGGCAAGGTTATCGGGGTAATTCCCGATTTTCTGGCCGATAAGGAGCTGGCCCATACCGGACTTACGGAGCTGCATATCGTGAAAAGCATGCACGAGCGGAAGCTGCTAATGGCCGATCTGGCCGAAGGCTTCGTGGCTATGCCCGGCGGCTACGGCACGCTGGAAGAGCTATTTGAGGTGCTGACCTGGGGCCAGCTGGGGCTGCACAAAAAGCCCATCGGCGTGCTCAACGTGGCCGGCTACTACGACCACCTGCTCCGCGCCCTCGACCACATGGCCGACGAAGGCCTGTTGCGCCAGGAAAACCGCAACCAACTCCTGAGCCACCCCGCGCCGCACGCCCTGCTCGACGAAATGCTGGCTTACCAACCAGTGAGCCTGGAAAAATGGCTGACGCCTCGCACTACATAA
- a CDS encoding 3-oxoacyl-ACP synthase III family protein yields MRRTLYSVITGTGSYIPSRVVRNADFIDTSFFDADGQPLTKPGAEIVERFAQITDIQERRYAEDDQVASDLAFLAAQNLFQSCDADPEQLDYILVAHNFGDVSISNRRSDFVPSLAARVKHKLGIENPKTIAYDLPFGCPGWLQGIIQADYYLRSGDAKRVLVIGAETLSRVCDPHDRDSMIYADGAGAVLLEARESDTPIGILAHGSRSDTVQAAHLLRMDKSYNPAYVGDELFLKMEGRKLYEYALKTVPQAIKDTLEKAELPIENMRKLLIHQANGKMDEAILKRLYGLYDQATIPAGVMPMTISWLGNSSVATLPTLLDLILKHQLPDNGIVPGDNLVFASVGAGMNCNAVVYRIPAE; encoded by the coding sequence ATGCGTAGGACTCTCTATTCGGTCATTACCGGAACAGGCAGTTATATTCCTTCCCGCGTTGTTCGCAACGCAGATTTCATTGACACCTCTTTCTTCGATGCCGATGGGCAGCCGCTCACCAAGCCCGGCGCCGAGATTGTAGAGCGTTTCGCCCAAATCACCGACATCCAGGAAAGGCGCTATGCCGAAGACGACCAAGTAGCCTCTGATCTGGCGTTTCTGGCCGCGCAGAACTTGTTTCAGTCGTGCGACGCCGACCCCGAGCAACTGGACTACATTTTGGTGGCGCACAATTTCGGTGACGTTTCCATCAGCAACCGCCGTTCCGATTTTGTACCGTCGCTGGCGGCCCGCGTCAAGCACAAGCTGGGCATCGAAAACCCCAAAACCATTGCCTACGACCTGCCCTTTGGCTGCCCCGGCTGGCTGCAAGGCATCATTCAGGCCGATTATTATCTACGCTCCGGCGACGCCAAGCGGGTGCTGGTGATTGGGGCCGAAACCCTTTCCCGCGTCTGCGACCCACACGACCGGGACAGCATGATCTATGCCGATGGCGCCGGCGCCGTGCTACTGGAAGCCCGGGAAAGCGACACGCCCATTGGTATTCTGGCCCACGGCTCCCGCTCCGATACGGTGCAGGCAGCTCACCTGCTGCGCATGGACAAATCGTACAACCCGGCGTATGTAGGCGACGAGCTATTCCTGAAAATGGAAGGCCGCAAGCTCTACGAGTATGCGCTCAAAACCGTACCGCAGGCCATAAAAGACACGCTGGAGAAAGCAGAGCTACCCATCGAAAACATGCGTAAGCTGCTCATTCACCAGGCCAACGGCAAAATGGACGAGGCCATTCTTAAGCGCCTGTACGGCCTCTACGACCAGGCCACCATACCGGCCGGCGTGATGCCCATGACTATTTCCTGGCTCGGCAACTCGTCGGTAGCAACGCTCCCTACCCTGCTGGACCTGATTCTGAAGCACCAGCTTCCTGACAACGGCATTGTGCCCGGCGACAACCTTGTGTTTGCCTCCGTGGGGGCCGGCATGAACTGTAATGCTGTAGTGTACCGCATTCCGGCTGAGTAG
- a CDS encoding glutathione peroxidase → MKAFVILGTLLASGLSFSHLSSIPTMTETSTPATGTVYDFTVNDINGKPVKLSQYKGKKLLIVNTASECGYTPQYKELEELYRKYGSKVTVLGFPANNFGGQEPGTNEQISTFCEKNYGVTFPLFSKVSVKGEDTAPLYKFLADKSRNGAVGEAPSWNFCKYLVDEQGHVVAFYPSKVKPMSEELVAAVQK, encoded by the coding sequence ATGAAAGCCTTTGTGATTTTGGGCACGCTGCTGGCCAGCGGTCTGTCTTTCTCCCACCTTTCCAGCATTCCCACCATGACCGAAACATCAACCCCCGCGACGGGCACCGTCTACGATTTTACCGTCAACGACATTAATGGCAAGCCGGTGAAGTTGAGCCAGTACAAAGGTAAGAAGCTCCTCATTGTAAACACGGCCTCGGAGTGTGGCTACACACCACAGTACAAAGAACTGGAGGAGCTGTACAGGAAGTACGGCAGCAAAGTGACAGTGCTGGGCTTCCCAGCCAACAACTTTGGAGGGCAGGAGCCGGGTACCAACGAGCAGATTTCCACTTTCTGCGAAAAGAACTACGGCGTGACGTTTCCGCTGTTCAGCAAAGTATCGGTGAAGGGCGAAGACACGGCGCCACTGTATAAATTCCTCGCCGATAAGTCGCGGAACGGTGCGGTAGGAGAGGCACCGAGCTGGAATTTCTGCAAGTACCTGGTAGATGAGCAGGGCCACGTGGTGGCGTTTTATCCCTCCAAAGTGAAGCCCATGAGCGAAGAGCTGGTAGCGGCTGTCCAGAAATAG